In Lepidochelys kempii isolate rLepKem1 chromosome 10, rLepKem1.hap2, whole genome shotgun sequence, a single window of DNA contains:
- the LYSMD2 gene encoding lysM and putative peptidoglycan-binding domain-containing protein 2, producing MAEFPPVPLSLREEPPAARSGSESESEAELSQSLARTKIRSYGSTASVAAPLAERYLEHRLSAGDTLQGIALKYGVTMEQIKRANKLFTNDCIFLRETLNIPVISEKPLLFNGLNSLESPENEIIDISLCGEGPMTVQEESSSSSPSPQEPDNQPAAPEELSAKDFLHRLDLQIKLSKQAVRKLKDEDIREEDEESPYATSSYHQ from the exons ATGGCAGAGTTCCCGCCGGTGCCGCTCTCCCTGCGGGAGGAGCCCCCGGCCGCCCGCTCTGGCTCCGAGTCCGAGTCGGAGGCCGAGCTGTCGCAGAGCCTGGCCCGCACCAAGATCCGCTCGTACGGCAGCACGGCCAGCGTAGCGGCCCCCCTGGCGGAGCGCTACCTGGAGCATCGCCTCAGCGCCGGCGACACGCTGCAGGGCATCGCGCTCAAGTATGGAGTCACG aTGGAACAAATAAAAAGGGCAAATAAACTATTTACTAATGACTGTATATTCCTGAGAGAAACGCTGAATATTCCAGTTATATCAGAGAAGCCGTTACTGTTCAATGGACTTAATTCGCTGGAATCGCCTGAGAATGAAATTATTGACATTTCTCTTTGTGGTGAAGGACCAATGACAGTTCAGGAAGAGAGTAGTTCTTCTTCTCCCAGTCCTCAAGAACCTGACAATCAACCTGCTGCACCCGAAGAACTATCTGCCAAAGATTTTCTACATAGACTGGACTTGCAGATTAAGTTGTCAAAACAGGCAGTCAGGAAACTAAAAGATGAAGATATCAG